The following coding sequences are from one Paenibacillus stellifer window:
- a CDS encoding S-layer homology domain-containing protein, with amino-acid sequence MVDLIGKVRGNYASTTPAKNYYNYMRPFRWLDTSVIVPALVPAISTTPETDGGFPSGHTNASYLAALSLAYAVPERFQELLTRASEMGNNRIVAGMHSPLDVMGGRVMATALAAATLADPDNAQLKQDAYNQAHDVLLKQTGTAEDRFSDYQKNKAQYVQRLTYGFPQINSTAKPMAVPKGAEVLLETRQPYLSAEQRRAVLATTGLPSGYPLLDDPEGWGRLNLFAAADGYGAFGSDVTVTMDAGKGGFNASDRWRNDISGTGKLTKEGTGTLKLQGSNTYSGGTAVGGGTLEGDSATAFGSGDVVNTGGSVVENVYGKMTIGGSFTQSPSGTLELNLTGANDVLEIKGAVNPNGKLHVNFANNYVPGTGLLPLVTYGANQLSGAFASVQVDGLPSKYSTQVIYQNNQIVLSITDTTSTGGNSNTGGSSNSSGSSSSTGGTSSGSTTPTAATLAAPTEQQGQQEPAAGVNPFQSNVVSRETVLKTVSDSIAATKNVNRTFSDTASHWGGSMIAAAVKLRIVDGYKDGTFRPDAPVTRAEFAAMIARAFGLTESAGSAAFQDTRSNWAAGYIGALADKGVLSGYGDGSFKPNAAISRAEMVAIIGRVLNLGVISEGAPAGFTDVGSGYWSADAIKQASSAKLIQGVSSSAFAPQNKATRAEAVTLIIRALESDSQVKELIAGL; translated from the coding sequence ATGGTGGACCTGATCGGAAAAGTCCGGGGCAACTATGCCTCAACGACTCCGGCCAAAAATTATTACAACTATATGCGTCCGTTCCGCTGGCTGGATACCTCTGTTATTGTGCCTGCTCTGGTTCCTGCAATCAGCACTACTCCTGAGACGGACGGCGGCTTCCCGAGCGGACATACGAATGCTTCGTATCTCGCTGCGCTGTCTCTTGCCTATGCAGTGCCCGAACGCTTCCAGGAGCTGCTGACCCGGGCTTCGGAAATGGGGAACAACCGGATCGTAGCCGGTATGCATTCGCCTCTTGATGTCATGGGCGGACGGGTCATGGCAACCGCTCTGGCCGCAGCAACCCTGGCTGATCCGGATAACGCACAGCTTAAGCAGGACGCATATAACCAGGCCCATGATGTCCTGCTGAAGCAGACCGGTACGGCGGAAGACCGTTTCAGCGATTATCAAAAGAATAAAGCGCAATATGTCCAGCGGCTGACTTACGGATTCCCGCAGATCAATTCTACGGCTAAGCCTATGGCTGTCCCTAAGGGCGCCGAAGTTCTGCTGGAGACCCGGCAGCCGTATTTGAGCGCCGAACAGCGCCGTGCGGTTCTGGCTACGACCGGGCTTCCGTCCGGCTACCCGCTGCTGGATGACCCGGAAGGATGGGGACGGCTGAATCTGTTTGCCGCAGCGGACGGCTATGGCGCATTTGGCAGCGATGTAACGGTGACGATGGATGCCGGCAAAGGCGGCTTTAACGCGTCGGACCGCTGGCGGAACGACATCTCCGGCACCGGCAAGCTGACGAAGGAAGGCACCGGCACCCTGAAGCTCCAGGGCAGCAACACGTATTCCGGCGGCACCGCGGTGGGCGGCGGCACACTTGAAGGCGACTCGGCAACAGCTTTCGGAAGCGGCGATGTGGTGAATACCGGCGGCTCCGTAGTAGAGAATGTGTATGGCAAAATGACCATTGGCGGCAGCTTCACGCAGTCTCCGAGCGGAACGCTGGAGCTTAACCTTACCGGCGCCAATGACGTGCTTGAAATTAAAGGCGCTGTGAATCCGAACGGGAAGCTGCATGTGAATTTTGCCAATAACTATGTGCCCGGCACCGGTCTGCTTCCGCTTGTGACCTATGGCGCCAATCAGCTGAGCGGGGCGTTCGCCTCTGTCCAGGTTGACGGGCTGCCGAGCAAGTACAGCACCCAGGTGATCTATCAGAACAATCAGATCGTACTGTCCATCACCGACACGACAAGCACTGGCGGCAATTCAAACACAGGCGGTTCAAGTAATTCAAGCGGTTCGAGCTCTTCCACAGGCGGAACATCAAGCGGCAGCACGACTCCTACGGCTGCGACTTTAGCGGCTCCAACCGAACAGCAGGGCCAGCAAGAGCCGGCGGCCGGAGTGAATCCGTTCCAATCGAATGTAGTCAGCCGGGAAACGGTTCTGAAGACGGTCAGCGACTCGATTGCCGCAACGAAGAACGTGAACAGAACGTTCAGCGATACCGCCAGTCATTGGGGCGGCAGTATGATTGCGGCAGCCGTGAAGCTGCGGATTGTCGACGGCTATAAGGACGGTACGTTCCGTCCGGATGCGCCTGTTACCAGAGCGGAATTTGCAGCCATGATCGCCCGTGCCTTCGGCCTGACCGAAAGCGCCGGTTCGGCTGCATTCCAGGATACACGCTCGAACTGGGCCGCCGGTTATATAGGCGCACTGGCGGACAAGGGGGTTCTGTCCGGCTATGGCGACGGCAGCTTTAAGCCGAATGCGGCAATCTCCCGTGCCGAGATGGTGGCGATTATCGGACGCGTGTTGAATCTTGGCGTGATTTCGGAGGGCGCACCAGCCGGCTTCACCGATGTGGGCAGCGGGTACTGGTCTGCGGATGCGATCAAGCAGGCATCGTCGGCCAAGCTGATTCAAGGGGTATCTTCCTCTGCATTCGCTCCCCAGAATAAGGCGACCCGCGCTGAAGCCGTGACGCTCATTATCCGTGCTCTGGAGAGCGACAGCCAGGTCAAGGAGTTAATCGCAGGATTGTAA
- a CDS encoding oxidoreductase codes for MNHPKWSKEQIKDLHHAVVIITGGNSGLGLEQAKVLASKGAAVILAVRDTERGHAAALEIRNATPESTVATMKLDLADLESVRTFSSMFQEKYSRLDILINNAGVMMPPHSLTKDGFESQFGVNHLGHFALTGLLLPLIQKTEYARVVTVSSLANVWKGANIFFQDLQWNTHYDKQQAYSQSKLANILFAYELDRRWKAEGVHNLSLCAHPGWSVTNLQNHLNGVMKRITHFMSQPAEMGALPILRAATDPTVHGGEYFGPSGKSQRKGDPVQVESSGLAHDRLLAERLWQVSEELTGVTYPV; via the coding sequence ATGAATCATCCTAAATGGAGCAAAGAACAGATCAAGGATCTGCATCATGCTGTTGTGATCATTACCGGAGGTAACTCGGGGCTTGGGTTGGAGCAAGCGAAAGTACTTGCCAGCAAAGGTGCAGCCGTAATATTAGCGGTAAGAGATACCGAGCGGGGTCATGCCGCTGCACTCGAAATACGCAACGCAACTCCTGAATCAACTGTAGCAACCATGAAGTTGGACCTCGCAGACTTGGAATCTGTCAGAACCTTCAGCAGCATGTTTCAGGAGAAATACAGTCGGCTCGATATTCTGATCAATAATGCAGGGGTGATGATGCCGCCGCACAGCTTGACCAAAGATGGGTTTGAATCGCAATTCGGCGTGAACCATCTGGGCCATTTTGCCCTAACGGGGCTGCTCCTGCCGTTAATCCAAAAGACTGAATACGCCAGGGTTGTGACTGTAAGCAGTCTGGCGAATGTATGGAAGGGTGCTAATATATTTTTTCAGGATCTGCAATGGAACACCCATTACGATAAACAACAGGCTTATTCCCAGAGCAAGCTTGCCAATATTCTATTCGCCTATGAGCTGGATAGACGATGGAAGGCTGAGGGGGTTCATAATCTATCATTATGTGCGCACCCCGGCTGGTCGGTGACGAATCTGCAGAATCATCTGAATGGGGTGATGAAGCGAATCACTCATTTCATGTCGCAGCCGGCAGAAATGGGCGCCCTACCGATACTAAGAGCCGCCACCGACCCTACTGTACACGGCGGAGAATACTTCGGACCCTCCGGCAAAAGTCAGCGCAAAGGCGACCCGGTACAAGTGGAATCCAGCGGCCTTGCACATGATCGCCTGCTCGCGGAGCGTTTATGGCAAGTGTCTGAGGAATTAACCGGGGTCACCTATCCTGTATGA
- a CDS encoding TetR family transcriptional regulator: MDWKRARSTEQIESRKQEILDVAYRLFEETEYDHITLNGISRELQISKPSIYRYFSSREEIFLDIYGQEYEHFTKQLIEALMELRSDPLPTEVSLIWVRIYRNHPKLLKLMPYLGIALEKNSSESSLRSFKAANIGLQEQLAKQLTVLYPILTIQDGFYIQYYVFLIASSLWTLSNPTEPLQKILGDYQHLNIDYSFNYVLTQGIEAHINDSLQKKQKDA; the protein is encoded by the coding sequence ATGGACTGGAAAAGAGCACGGTCAACGGAGCAAATCGAATCCAGAAAGCAAGAGATTCTGGACGTAGCCTATAGGCTGTTCGAAGAAACCGAATACGACCACATTACATTAAATGGTATTTCTAGAGAGCTTCAGATTAGCAAGCCCAGCATCTACAGGTATTTTAGCAGCCGTGAAGAAATTTTTCTGGACATATATGGTCAAGAGTACGAACACTTCACCAAGCAACTAATTGAAGCGTTAATGGAATTGAGGAGTGATCCGCTGCCGACAGAAGTGAGCCTTATATGGGTGAGAATATACCGCAATCACCCCAAGCTACTAAAGCTGATGCCGTATCTCGGGATTGCTCTAGAAAAGAATAGTTCGGAATCCTCCTTGAGAAGCTTCAAGGCGGCGAACATCGGCTTACAGGAACAGCTTGCAAAACAACTCACGGTCCTCTACCCGATTTTGACGATACAGGACGGCTTTTATATCCAATACTATGTTTTCCTTATTGCTTCTTCACTATGGACCTTATCCAATCCGACGGAACCGTTGCAGAAGATATTAGGCGACTACCAGCATTTAAACATCGACTACAGCTTCAACTACGTTCTGACCCAAGGAATAGAAGCCCACATAAATGATTCTCTTCAAAAAAAACAGAAGGATGCCTAA
- a CDS encoding MerR family transcriptional regulator → MYTINEVATACNVSAHTIRFYDKEGLLPFVTRNSTRNRQFSEADLEMMKLICCLKNSGMQVKEIKQYIDLCMQGEETAQARRELMVDHRKAILKQIDDYKKNLNIVDLKIAFYDSYLAAPQAGYDPIKFMMDNKKS, encoded by the coding sequence ATGTATACCATTAATGAAGTTGCAACAGCATGCAACGTTTCTGCGCATACTATCCGCTTTTATGATAAAGAAGGACTTCTGCCCTTTGTCACTCGAAATAGCACCAGAAACCGGCAGTTTAGTGAAGCCGATCTGGAAATGATGAAGCTGATCTGCTGCCTTAAAAACTCCGGGATGCAAGTCAAGGAAATTAAGCAATATATCGATTTATGCATGCAAGGGGAAGAAACCGCTCAAGCAAGGAGAGAGTTGATGGTTGACCATCGTAAGGCAATCCTCAAGCAGATTGATGATTACAAAAAGAATTTGAATATTGTTGATTTAAAAATCGCCTTCTATGATTCTTATCTCGCTGCTCCACAGGCTGGTTATGATCCGATAAAATTCATGATGGATAATAAAAAATCATAA
- a CDS encoding oxidoreductase → MMAENMKRDWTALDIPSQKGVSVVITGTGGIGYETALEMTRAGAEVIMAGRNKDKGEEAIKKINKLIPAGNIRFEKLDLADLESVTAFGERMRAQRKSLDILINNAAIMNPPQRRVTKDGFELQMGTNYLGHFALTGQLLSLLLKANKPRVVTLSSIAHRSGVIHFDDLQSEHQYKPMAAYAQSKLACLMFSLELQRRSDAAGWGICSMAAHPGISRTELIPNGSGKNSPAGIVRRVFGPILFQPAAHGAWPSLYAATAKEATKGTYYGPSRMNEMRGYPTVAKIAPQATDVKGASKLWEESERLTQVKFV, encoded by the coding sequence ATGATGGCAGAAAATATGAAGCGTGATTGGACCGCACTTGATATTCCCTCACAAAAAGGCGTCTCGGTTGTTATTACAGGAACTGGCGGAATTGGATATGAAACAGCATTGGAGATGACTCGCGCAGGAGCCGAGGTTATTATGGCTGGTCGAAACAAGGATAAGGGAGAAGAGGCTATAAAGAAGATCAACAAGCTAATTCCTGCTGGGAATATACGTTTTGAAAAACTTGACCTGGCGGATCTTGAATCGGTTACAGCATTTGGTGAACGGATGAGGGCGCAACGCAAAAGCTTGGATATCTTGATTAACAATGCCGCGATCATGAATCCGCCTCAACGCAGGGTTACAAAAGATGGATTTGAACTGCAGATGGGTACAAATTATCTTGGACATTTTGCATTAACAGGACAATTGCTCTCCCTTCTGCTAAAAGCAAACAAGCCTCGGGTAGTCACTTTGAGCAGTATAGCTCATCGTTCCGGAGTAATCCATTTCGATGATTTACAATCGGAGCACCAATACAAACCAATGGCTGCCTATGCCCAGTCAAAGCTCGCTTGTCTGATGTTCTCGCTTGAACTGCAACGGCGAAGTGATGCTGCAGGCTGGGGAATATGCAGTATGGCTGCACATCCGGGAATCTCAAGGACGGAATTAATCCCCAATGGATCGGGGAAAAACAGCCCGGCGGGTATCGTTCGGCGTGTGTTTGGACCGATTCTTTTCCAACCGGCAGCCCATGGAGCATGGCCGTCACTCTATGCCGCGACAGCTAAAGAAGCAACAAAAGGCACCTATTACGGGCCTTCCAGAATGAATGAGATGAGAGGGTATCCAACGGTAGCTAAAATTGCGCCGCAGGCCACTGATGTTAAGGGTGCTTCTAAGCTTTGGGAAGAATCTGAAAGGTTGACTCAAGTGAAATTTGTCTAG
- a CDS encoding alpha/beta fold hydrolase, with protein MSARLYGTPPHQVFLVHGGPGAPGEMSPVARRLGDSMGVAEQLQSKRSLSGLLEELKGDIEDHSTVDHGTVEHSTGPVVLVGYSWGAWLSYIFAAEYPRLVRKIILVSSGPFEASYAAEIMKTRLSRLNDHEKKQVEALEQQLAEEGPARNDVLMQYGKLMSQADSYAPILPDANEDVQVDVAAFQSVWSEAALLRSSGELLKFGPRISCPVTVIHGDYDPHPAEGVIEPLRSVIGNLKYMKLQNCGHTPWKEQMAKDIFYEILQQELQE; from the coding sequence ATGTCTGCAAGATTGTATGGAACCCCGCCGCACCAGGTCTTCCTTGTACATGGCGGTCCCGGCGCCCCGGGTGAAATGTCTCCCGTTGCCCGGCGGTTAGGCGACTCGATGGGAGTAGCCGAGCAGCTGCAAAGCAAGCGCAGCCTGTCTGGCCTGCTGGAGGAGCTAAAGGGAGACATAGAGGATCATAGTACCGTGGATCATGGAACCGTGGAACATAGCACCGGGCCGGTCGTGCTGGTCGGATACTCGTGGGGAGCGTGGTTAAGTTATATTTTTGCCGCTGAATATCCCCGTCTTGTCAGAAAAATCATCCTCGTTAGCAGCGGTCCATTTGAAGCCTCCTATGCTGCCGAAATAATGAAGACCCGGCTATCCCGATTAAACGATCATGAGAAAAAGCAGGTTGAGGCGCTTGAGCAGCAATTGGCCGAAGAAGGCCCAGCCCGAAATGACGTTCTGATGCAGTATGGCAAGCTGATGTCGCAGGCAGACTCATATGCACCTATTTTGCCGGATGCCAATGAGGATGTTCAGGTCGATGTTGCGGCCTTTCAGAGTGTATGGAGCGAAGCCGCCCTATTAAGAAGCAGTGGTGAATTATTGAAGTTTGGACCGCGGATTTCATGTCCAGTAACCGTGATCCACGGTGATTATGATCCGCATCCGGCTGAAGGGGTTATAGAGCCGCTCCGTTCGGTCATCGGGAACCTGAAATATATGAAATTGCAGAACTGCGGGCACACCCCTTGGAAAGAACAAATGGCTAAGGACATATTCTATGAAATCTTGCAGCAGGAATTGCAGGAATAG
- a CDS encoding signal peptidase II: MFYIIVIFVVLLDQAAKLWVRFHMEVGQSIPMWEGFQLTYFRNSGAMGSSFEGYGRLFIIPAILVVIWAIYYLHKGMLNGIMLKGGVALFVGGAIGNAIDRSFFGWVTDFLDFGRGISNLADHAITLGVLFIFIHHLIICPLKRKKARSCTS; encoded by the coding sequence ATGTTCTACATCATTGTGATATTCGTCGTCCTGCTTGATCAGGCCGCCAAGCTGTGGGTTCGATTCCATATGGAAGTAGGACAATCCATTCCGATGTGGGAAGGGTTTCAGCTGACGTATTTCCGCAACTCAGGCGCAATGGGAAGCAGCTTTGAAGGGTACGGAAGACTCTTCATTATCCCGGCCATTCTGGTCGTCATCTGGGCCATTTACTATCTGCATAAAGGCATGCTGAACGGTATAATGCTGAAGGGCGGTGTGGCGTTGTTTGTCGGCGGCGCTATCGGCAATGCGATCGATCGCAGCTTTTTCGGCTGGGTAACGGATTTCCTGGATTTCGGCAGAGGCATTTCCAATTTGGCGGATCATGCGATTACTTTGGGCGTGCTGTTCATCTTTATTCATCATTTGATTATATGCCCGCTGAAGCGGAAAAAAGCGAGGAGCTGCACTTCCTGA
- a CDS encoding ArsR/SmtB family transcription factor — MGKQALEIFRESLPVLQVLSDPNRQDILLLLSENGKMTVNEITEQLPLSRPAVSHHLKLLKNAGVVGVEQLGTLRYYFLSMQDSVDLLRRLLAALERDCL; from the coding sequence ATGGGGAAGCAGGCACTGGAGATTTTTCGTGAAAGCCTTCCGGTTCTTCAAGTATTAAGCGATCCGAATCGTCAGGATATTCTGCTGCTGCTCTCCGAGAACGGCAAGATGACGGTGAATGAAATAACGGAACAACTGCCACTGTCGCGGCCTGCGGTTTCTCATCATTTGAAGCTGCTTAAGAATGCGGGAGTCGTGGGTGTCGAACAACTGGGCACGCTGCGCTATTATTTTTTGTCGATGCAGGACTCGGTTGACTTGTTAAGGAGACTGTTAGCCGCGCTGGAGCGGGATTGTCTATAG
- a CDS encoding aldehyde dehydrogenase, which yields MEQWTSEQVDQILQEHRKKFNTGYTRDVNFRLEQLGKLADAIRRNEQQLLSALYEDLHKNEFEAYSTEIGYTLDSIRYMRSNLKRWVKPQKVKTPFYHVPSTSRMYKEPYGTVLIIGPFNYPFQLLIEPLIGAIAAGNSVILKPSENTPTVAAAVRKLIRDTFDETYIRVIEGEKETTSALINAPFDYIFFTGSVPVGKIVMEAAARNLVPVTLELGGKSPAIVDKTANIGVAAKRIIWGKMMNAGQTCIAPDYVLAHEDIRAELIEKMKTALTSFYGPDARQSGDFGRIVNERQFDRLASILESDQEHVLFGGKKIREELYIEPTLLDTVSWSDAAMQDEIFGPILPIMGYSQLEEVIETVNSRPKPLALYLFSEQRHVQEEVLARVPFGGGCVNDTISHVANHHLPFGGVGHAGIGAYHGKFSFDQFSHTKSVMTKSTRMDISFLFPPYRDKVKCC from the coding sequence ATGGAGCAGTGGACATCTGAACAGGTTGATCAAATTCTGCAAGAGCATCGCAAGAAATTCAACACTGGCTATACACGGGATGTAAACTTCCGGCTGGAGCAGCTTGGGAAGCTGGCGGATGCGATCAGAAGGAATGAGCAGCAATTGCTGTCGGCTTTATATGAGGATCTGCACAAAAATGAATTCGAAGCCTACTCGACGGAGATCGGCTATACGCTGGACAGCATAAGGTACATGAGAAGTAACTTGAAGCGATGGGTGAAACCGCAAAAGGTAAAAACCCCGTTCTATCATGTGCCCTCGACAAGCCGCATGTATAAAGAGCCTTATGGAACTGTCCTCATTATCGGACCGTTTAATTATCCGTTCCAATTGCTGATTGAGCCTCTGATCGGCGCCATTGCGGCAGGGAACAGCGTGATCCTGAAGCCTTCCGAGAATACGCCCACGGTTGCCGCCGCCGTCAGGAAGCTGATCCGGGACACCTTTGATGAGACTTACATTCGGGTGATCGAAGGAGAGAAGGAGACAACCTCGGCGCTGATTAACGCCCCGTTCGATTACATCTTTTTCACAGGAAGCGTGCCTGTCGGCAAAATCGTCATGGAAGCCGCGGCGCGGAACCTCGTTCCCGTCACCCTTGAGCTTGGAGGGAAGAGTCCTGCCATTGTGGACAAGACTGCGAATATCGGGGTTGCAGCCAAGAGGATTATTTGGGGAAAGATGATGAACGCTGGCCAGACATGCATAGCCCCGGATTATGTACTGGCGCATGAGGATATCCGAGCGGAGCTAATCGAGAAGATGAAGACGGCTCTTACAAGCTTCTACGGACCGGATGCGCGGCAGAGCGGGGATTTTGGCCGGATCGTCAATGAACGCCAGTTCGACCGGCTCGCCTCCATTTTGGAAAGTGACCAGGAGCATGTGCTGTTCGGCGGCAAGAAGATCAGAGAGGAGCTGTACATCGAGCCGACGCTGCTTGACACGGTTTCCTGGAGTGACGCTGCCATGCAGGACGAAATTTTCGGACCGATTTTGCCGATCATGGGCTACAGCCAACTGGAGGAAGTTATTGAGACGGTGAACAGCCGCCCGAAGCCGCTTGCGTTATACCTGTTCAGCGAACAGCGCCATGTCCAAGAGGAAGTGCTTGCCCGCGTACCGTTCGGCGGAGGCTGTGTGAACGATACGATCAGCCATGTTGCCAATCACCATCTGCCCTTCGGGGGAGTCGGCCACGCCGGGATCGGCGCCTACCATGGGAAATTCAGCTTCGACCAGTTCTCCCATACGAAGAGTGTGATGACCAAGAGCACCAGAATGGACATTTCTTTCTTATTTCCGCCCTATCGGGACAAGGTGAAGTGCTGTTAG
- a CDS encoding IS3 family transposase (programmed frameshift): protein MTKKYDKEFKLQTIQMIQEEGKPVAQVARELGISDNTLYRWMAEYKQDGAQAFPGSGQLKADDKAMRDLQKRIRDLEEENDILKKGDALLRQRPALIYAFIHDHRFKCRVSKMCEAFEVSRSGYYKWTKRKVSKREKRRRKLERHIRRIFLESRRLYGSPKIAKMLHKQGVPVSEKLVARIMKELGLRSRTVKKYKATTNSKHNLPVHENVLNRQFRPSAPNEAWVADITYIPTNEGWLYLASIMDLYSRKIIGFHMDERMTKELVLTALDRAYSQQQPCGEVLHHSDRGSQYASHDYQERLRTYKMNGSMSRKGNCYDNACIESFHSVLKKELVYLEKFTTRKQAKKRIFEYITCFYNGKRIHSAIGYFTPNEYERMYRNAV, encoded by the exons ATGACGAAAAAATACGATAAAGAATTTAAACTGCAAACGATTCAGATGATCCAAGAAGAGGGTAAGCCGGTGGCACAGGTCGCTCGCGAGTTGGGGATCAGCGACAACACCTTGTACCGCTGGATGGCGGAATACAAACAAGACGGTGCACAGGCTTTTCCAGGCAGTGGGCAACTGAAAGCTGACGACAAGGCAATGAGAGACCTCCAAAAGCGTATCCGTGATCTGGAGGAGGAGAACGACATCTTAAAAAAGG GCGATGCACTACTTCGCCAAAGACCGGCGCTGATCTATGCCTTCATCCACGATCATCGCTTCAAGTGCCGAGTCTCGAAGATGTGCGAAGCCTTTGAAGTGTCCCGAAGCGGCTATTACAAATGGACGAAACGAAAAGTCAGCAAGCGTGAAAAACGACGGCGCAAGCTGGAGCGGCATATCCGCCGTATCTTTCTGGAATCCCGCCGGTTATATGGAAGTCCCAAAATCGCTAAAATGCTTCATAAGCAAGGCGTACCCGTGTCGGAGAAATTAGTCGCCCGAATCATGAAGGAACTGGGATTGCGCTCCCGTACGGTGAAGAAATACAAGGCCACGACGAATTCGAAGCACAACTTGCCTGTTCATGAGAACGTGTTGAACCGTCAGTTTAGGCCGTCCGCTCCAAATGAGGCCTGGGTGGCTGACATTACGTACATTCCAACGAATGAAGGCTGGCTCTATCTGGCAAGTATAATGGATTTGTACAGCCGTAAAATCATTGGGTTTCACATGGACGAGCGGATGACCAAAGAACTGGTGTTAACGGCACTGGATCGAGCCTACAGCCAGCAACAACCATGCGGAGAGGTCCTGCATCACTCCGACCGTGGCAGCCAGTATGCTTCCCACGACTACCAGGAACGACTGCGCACCTACAAGATGAACGGCAGTATGAGCCGAAAAGGGAACTGCTACGATAATGCTTGTATCGAATCGTTCCACAGTGTGCTGAAGAAAGAACTCGTGTACTTGGAAAAATTCACAACACGCAAGCAAGCCAAGAAACGCATTTTTGAATACATTACCTGCTTCTACAATGGAAAACGAATCCATTCAGCGATTGGGTATTTTACACCCAATGAATACGAACGTATGTACCGAAATGCTGTGTGA
- a CDS encoding sigma-70 family RNA polymerase sigma factor, translating to MRLHSKKLKEAQFSEKLGVIRDKLYRLAFCYVKNEQEALDIVSEATYKGYLAYGRMQSMTYFDTWMSRIVINTAIDHLRRNKRMTYIEDQGKELAAPGQGATLEEKMDLYDALDRLAPEERTYIILKFFVSLSFKEMAQVLSLSENTVKTRLYRIVKKLKNDLLEGEVEHV from the coding sequence ATGCGACTTCACAGCAAAAAATTAAAAGAAGCGCAGTTCAGCGAAAAGCTCGGAGTCATCCGGGATAAGCTATATCGCCTCGCCTTCTGCTATGTGAAAAATGAGCAAGAAGCGCTAGACATCGTATCCGAAGCTACTTACAAAGGTTACCTCGCTTATGGCAGGATGCAGTCCATGACCTATTTTGATACCTGGATGTCGCGTATTGTGATTAACACAGCTATCGATCATTTGCGCCGCAACAAGCGGATGACCTATATCGAGGACCAGGGCAAAGAGCTTGCTGCTCCCGGGCAGGGAGCAACCCTGGAAGAAAAAATGGATTTGTATGATGCGCTGGACCGACTCGCGCCGGAAGAGAGAACCTATATTATTTTGAAATTCTTTGTGAGTCTTTCCTTTAAGGAAATGGCACAGGTTCTCTCTCTGTCGGAAAATACGGTCAAGACCAGACTTTATCGGATTGTTAAAAAACTTAAAAATGATTTGCTTGAGGGAGAGGTTGAACACGTATGA
- a CDS encoding DUF4179 domain-containing protein, producing the protein MMGKDRYDKIKVPDELASVIHHAQKRATARKHSLRVMRFASVIAACVVLLFVVNIPSVANAMSKIPVFGKIVQVLQFGEGGEITDGASVGTEAAENTLKIHFSSGNEPAANVPFYTVEQKSAPNRLIFTFNGTRQFDYDTIEKDLLTLPMVKDVYRNIILDDSAMRFVVELKDGVKHSISEYKDPGYLELKLTPTDESAPPHEVFSIRTGEMVPGEEMGMLEEQYPEEDISFIKTASGKFIAVIGEYDTVDEAKNKLNEISKHESYNGEFYVVYLCQ; encoded by the coding sequence ATGATGGGAAAAGATCGTTACGATAAGATAAAAGTTCCTGACGAGCTTGCCAGCGTCATTCATCATGCTCAGAAGAGAGCAACCGCTCGCAAGCACTCGCTTCGGGTAATGCGCTTCGCATCTGTTATTGCAGCATGTGTCGTGCTTCTCTTCGTCGTTAACATCCCGAGTGTAGCAAATGCCATGTCCAAAATACCTGTCTTCGGGAAGATTGTTCAGGTCCTGCAATTTGGCGAAGGGGGCGAGATAACAGACGGCGCGAGTGTTGGTACGGAAGCAGCGGAGAATACACTTAAAATTCATTTTAGTTCCGGGAATGAGCCCGCTGCCAATGTACCTTTCTATACAGTTGAGCAGAAAAGTGCACCTAACCGCCTAATCTTTACGTTCAATGGCACCCGCCAATTTGATTATGACACGATCGAAAAAGACCTGCTTACCCTTCCCATGGTGAAGGATGTTTATCGAAATATTATTTTGGATGACTCGGCCATGCGTTTCGTTGTTGAACTGAAAGATGGTGTAAAACATTCCATATCTGAATATAAAGATCCTGGATATCTTGAACTGAAGCTTACTCCAACCGACGAATCGGCGCCGCCTCATGAGGTATTTTCTATTCGGACGGGAGAAATGGTACCAGGAGAGGAAATGGGTATGCTCGAAGAGCAATATCCTGAAGAGGACATCTCATTTATAAAAACAGCCTCCGGTAAATTTATCGCAGTCATTGGTGAATATGATACGGTTGACGAGGCCAAGAACAAGCTCAACGAGATTTCAAAACATGAGTCTTATAACGGCGAATTTTATGTAGTGTACCTCTGTCAATAG